The following coding sequences lie in one Mycteria americana isolate JAX WOST 10 ecotype Jacksonville Zoo and Gardens chromosome 13, USCA_MyAme_1.0, whole genome shotgun sequence genomic window:
- the PEBP1 gene encoding phosphatidylethanolamine-binding protein 1 produces MPVDLGLWNGPLSLAEVEQKPAHPLRVKYGSVEIDELGKVLTPTQVQRRPTSIEWDGCDPQKLYTLVLTDPDAPSRKDPKFREWHHFLVTNMKGNDVGSGTVLSDYIGSGPPKGTGLHRYVWLVYEQPKQLTCNEPILCNRSGDKRGKFKVASFRSKYALGVPVAGTCYQAEWDDYVPKLYEQLSGK; encoded by the exons atGCCGGTGGACCTGGGGCTGTGGAACGGGCCGCTGAGCCTCGCCGAGGTGGAGCAGAAGCCGGCGCACCCGCTGCGGGTCAAGTATGGCTCCGTGGAGATAGACGAGCTGGGCAAGGTGCTCACGCCCACTCAG GTCCAGCGTCGCCCCACCAGCATTGAGTGGGATGGCTGCGATCCGCAGAAGCTCTACACCCTGGTTCTCACAGACCCAGATGCTCCCAGTAGGAAGGACCCAAAGTTCAG gGAATGGCACCACTTCCTGGTGACCAACATGAAAGGCAACGATGTGGGGAGTGGGACTGTGCTGTCAGATTACATCGGCTCAGGACCTCCCAAAGGAACAG GGCTGCACCGCTACGTGTGGCTGGTGTACGAGCAGCCGAAGCAGCTGACCTGCAACGAGCCCATCCTCTGTAATCGCTCTGGTGACAAACGAGGGAAGTTCAAGGTGGCTTCTTTCCGCAGCAAGTATGCACTGGGGGTGCCGGTGGCTGGCACTTGCTACCAGGCAGAGTGGGACGACTACGTGCCGAAGCTCTATGAGCAGCTGTCGGGGAAGTAG